One window of the Chryseobacterium sp. CY350 genome contains the following:
- a CDS encoding tetratricopeptide repeat protein yields the protein MAKLGKNAPNEQEGKETVEFFKDLDREALNTERFLEKYQKPLSIAFVVVVLGVLGFFGYQQFVVAPKNAEAVKTYLAAQKNLTEGKDKEALGGKSAANPGYLGTYNEYPSTKIGKLSAYNAGLLKFKEGKFQEAYDLLDKFSSDNKTLMAMKYGAMADAKSGLNKNDEALSLLDKAASASDDPYTSYFFTRKAGIVALGMKKNAEAKKYFASIDEKYQDYDNGMSDSYIEMTKYY from the coding sequence ATGGCAAAATTGGGTAAGAATGCTCCAAATGAGCAAGAAGGTAAAGAAACGGTGGAATTTTTTAAGGACCTTGACAGAGAGGCTTTAAACACGGAAAGATTTCTTGAAAAATATCAGAAACCATTAAGCATCGCTTTTGTAGTTGTAGTTTTGGGAGTTTTAGGCTTTTTCGGATACCAGCAATTTGTTGTTGCTCCAAAGAATGCTGAAGCGGTAAAAACCTATTTAGCTGCACAAAAAAACCTTACAGAAGGTAAAGATAAAGAAGCTTTAGGTGGAAAATCTGCTGCTAATCCTGGTTACCTGGGAACATATAATGAATATCCTTCGACCAAAATCGGTAAACTTTCTGCTTACAATGCAGGTTTATTAAAATTTAAAGAAGGAAAATTTCAGGAAGCTTATGATCTTTTAGATAAATTTTCGTCTGACAACAAAACATTGATGGCGATGAAGTACGGCGCAATGGCAGATGCAAAATCTGGTCTTAACAAAAATGACGAAGCATTATCTTTGCTAGACAAAGCAGCTTCAGCTTCAGATGACCCTTATACTTCTTATTTCTTCACGAGAAAAGCAGGAATCGTAGCTTTAGGAATGAAGAAAAATGCAGAAGCTAAAAAATATTTTGCTTCGATCGATGAAAAATATCAGGACTACGACAACGGAATGTCTGATTCATATATTGAAATGACTAAATATTACTAA
- the ypfJ gene encoding KPN_02809 family neutral zinc metallopeptidase, protein MKWTDDRSGNVDDRRGSGGGGAIVGGGLGTIIIAAIVFFLGGDPSAILSSGGSSAPQTEQRELTQEDQQVGEFIKMITAENEQTWTKIFADHGMKYQPAKVVLFTSQTQSGCGTAQSAMGPFYCPADQSVYMDMSFFNELQQRFGAKVTEFTIAYVLAHEMGHHVQNLIGTLDKTDQLRRSGRYSEEEMNKVSVATELQADFYAGLWARYSNEREKFLEPGDLESAVEAAEAVGDDNIQQRTQGQVNQESFTHGSSAQRKEWFMKGYNSGDIKQGDTFNQLLK, encoded by the coding sequence ATGAAATGGACAGACGATAGAAGCGGTAACGTAGATGACAGAAGAGGATCTGGCGGAGGCGGTGCAATTGTAGGTGGCGGATTAGGAACAATAATCATTGCCGCAATTGTATTTTTCCTCGGTGGTGATCCCTCTGCAATACTTTCATCAGGCGGAAGTTCTGCACCGCAGACAGAACAAAGAGAGTTGACTCAGGAAGATCAACAAGTCGGTGAATTTATTAAAATGATTACCGCAGAAAACGAACAAACCTGGACTAAAATTTTTGCAGACCACGGAATGAAATATCAGCCCGCAAAAGTAGTTCTCTTCACATCGCAAACGCAATCTGGCTGCGGAACTGCACAATCTGCAATGGGACCGTTTTATTGTCCGGCAGATCAGTCTGTTTATATGGATATGAGTTTTTTCAATGAACTTCAGCAAAGATTTGGCGCAAAGGTTACAGAGTTTACGATAGCATACGTTCTGGCTCACGAGATGGGTCACCATGTGCAAAATCTTATCGGAACTTTAGATAAAACAGATCAGCTGAGAAGAAGTGGCAGATATTCTGAAGAAGAAATGAATAAAGTCTCTGTAGCAACCGAACTTCAGGCAGATTTCTATGCCGGACTTTGGGCAAGATATTCCAACGAAAGAGAAAAATTTCTGGAACCTGGAGATTTAGAATCTGCAGTTGAAGCAGCAGAAGCTGTGGGAGATGATAACATTCAGCAACGAACGCAAGGGCAAGTGAATCAGGAAAGTTTTACGCATGGCTCATCAGCACAACGAAAAGAATGGTTTATGAAAGGTTACAACTCCGGAGACATCAAACAGGGAGATACTTTTAACCAACTTTTAAAATAA
- a CDS encoding glutathionylspermidine synthase family protein → MKRVESKFRKNWEHKLENLGFGYHSLEGLYWDESHYYEFSMDEINKIENATAELWQMCLQAVDYVIEKNLWEKFNIPEWFRNYIITSWEEDHPSIYGRFDFGFDGENLKLLEFNADTPTSLYEASVIQWYWLQEMFPYKDQFNSIHEKLVDYWKYLKKYMNPHYIYFASLTNIEDVTNVEYLRDCATQAGFETEFIPLQDIGWAEDIQEFISGDKTIMEYIFKLYPYEWILQDGFGEKLVSNNFRSQWMEPAWKVLLSSKAILPILWEMFPNHPYLLECYFEPKNLKDFVKKPIYSREGANVSLFKNNVAIEENDGDYGKEGFIYQQLFELPNFDGNYPVIGSWVIGQESAGIGIRESVHLITNNQSRFIPHLIDSNKIHIKEKEL, encoded by the coding sequence ATGAAAAGAGTAGAATCTAAATTCCGGAAAAACTGGGAACACAAACTTGAAAACTTAGGATTTGGCTATCATTCTTTAGAAGGTCTTTACTGGGATGAAAGCCATTATTATGAGTTTTCTATGGATGAAATCAATAAGATAGAAAATGCAACAGCCGAATTGTGGCAGATGTGTCTTCAGGCGGTCGACTATGTTATTGAAAAAAATCTTTGGGAAAAATTCAATATACCAGAGTGGTTTAGAAATTATATTATTACAAGCTGGGAAGAAGATCATCCTTCAATTTACGGAAGATTTGATTTTGGTTTTGATGGCGAAAATTTAAAGTTGCTTGAATTTAATGCAGATACACCGACCTCTTTATATGAAGCCTCAGTCATTCAATGGTATTGGTTGCAGGAAATGTTTCCGTATAAAGATCAGTTCAATTCTATCCATGAAAAGCTGGTAGATTATTGGAAGTATCTTAAAAAATATATGAATCCTCATTATATTTATTTTGCATCATTAACGAATATTGAGGATGTGACGAATGTAGAATACCTGAGAGATTGTGCGACACAGGCTGGTTTTGAAACAGAATTTATACCTCTTCAAGATATCGGGTGGGCAGAAGATATTCAGGAATTTATTTCCGGAGACAAAACAATCATGGAATATATTTTTAAATTATATCCTTATGAATGGATTCTTCAAGATGGGTTTGGTGAAAAATTGGTTAGCAATAATTTCAGATCACAATGGATGGAGCCGGCCTGGAAAGTTCTTCTTTCCTCTAAAGCCATATTGCCAATTTTGTGGGAAATGTTCCCAAATCATCCTTATTTACTAGAATGTTATTTTGAGCCTAAAAATTTAAAAGATTTCGTTAAAAAACCTATTTATTCAAGAGAAGGAGCGAATGTAAGTTTATTTAAAAATAATGTTGCGATAGAAGAAAATGATGGCGACTACGGAAAAGAAGGTTTTATTTATCAGCAATTATTTGAACTTCCAAACTTCGACGGAAATTATCCGGTCATCGGAAGTTGGGTAATCGGTCAGGAATCTGCAGGAATCGGGATCAGAGAAAGCGTACATTTGATTACCAATAACCAGAGCAGATTTATTCCTCATTTGATAGATTCGAATAAAATTCACATCAAAGAAAAGGAGCTGTAA
- the ribH gene encoding 6,7-dimethyl-8-ribityllumazine synthase: protein MATVNLSDYKPLHINNAEDFSIGIVFSEWNDFVTYNLRDAALEILEKEGVKSENIRLFSVPGAFELNYASMQLCKERKFDAVIAIGCVIRGETPHFDFVCDAVAQGIKDCNILTDTPTIFCVLTDDTKEQSIARSGGDLGNKGVEAAVTALSMINFKRNLSDKKGNIGFGK, encoded by the coding sequence ATGGCAACAGTTAATCTTTCAGATTACAAGCCACTTCATATCAATAATGCCGAGGATTTTTCTATCGGCATTGTTTTTTCTGAGTGGAATGACTTTGTAACTTATAATCTACGTGATGCAGCTTTAGAAATTCTTGAAAAAGAAGGCGTAAAGTCTGAGAATATCAGATTATTTTCCGTTCCGGGAGCTTTTGAATTGAATTATGCAAGCATGCAGCTTTGCAAAGAGCGTAAATTTGATGCAGTAATCGCCATCGGATGTGTGATCAGAGGTGAAACTCCACATTTTGATTTTGTGTGCGATGCAGTTGCTCAGGGAATAAAAGACTGCAACATTTTAACTGATACACCAACTATTTTCTGCGTTTTGACAGATGACACAAAAGAACAATCGATCGCACGAAGCGGTGGAGATTTGGGGAATAAAGGGGTTGAAGCAGCAGTGACTGCTTTAAGCATGATCAATTTTAAAAGAAATCTTTCTGATAAAAAAGGAAACATTGGTTTTGGAAAATAA
- a CDS encoding adenine phosphoribosyltransferase produces the protein MASPELIQKLENTIENIADFPIPGIQFKDISPIFADPALYKEVIEDLVKFSKGKVDAVCGIESRGYLFGIAIAVALDVPFILIRKKGKLPPPIISEKYDLEYGSAEIETREGQIKKGQRILIHDDLLATGGTTEAAAKLVEKQGAKVVQFSFLIGLKDLKGQEKLRKFDAEIYHTLEY, from the coding sequence ATGGCCTCTCCTGAACTGATACAGAAACTAGAAAACACGATCGAAAATATCGCAGATTTTCCGATTCCCGGGATTCAGTTCAAGGATATTTCGCCCATATTTGCTGATCCGGCTTTATACAAAGAAGTCATTGAAGATCTGGTTAAATTCAGCAAAGGAAAAGTAGATGCCGTTTGTGGAATTGAGAGCCGTGGTTATCTTTTCGGGATCGCGATTGCAGTAGCTTTGGATGTTCCTTTTATATTAATCAGAAAAAAAGGCAAACTTCCGCCACCGATTATTTCAGAAAAATATGATTTGGAATATGGAAGTGCAGAAATTGAAACCCGTGAAGGTCAAATCAAAAAAGGCCAAAGAATTTTAATTCATGACGATCTTTTAGCAACTGGCGGAACTACAGAAGCTGCAGCAAAATTGGTTGAAAAGCAAGGCGCAAAAGTTGTTCAGTTTAGTTTTTTGATTGGTTTGAAAGATTTAAAAGGTCAAGAAAAGCTCAGGAAATTTGATGCTGAAATTTATCATACTTTAGAATATTGA
- a CDS encoding HesB/IscA family protein, translating to MIKVSDHAKEKAIQLMTEDGFNPAEDYIRVGVKSGGCSGLEYVLGFDNKKTETDQVFEDNNIKIVVEKKSILYLAGTILEYSGGLNGKGFVFNNPNAARTCGCGESFSL from the coding sequence ATGATAAAAGTTTCAGATCATGCTAAGGAAAAAGCCATTCAACTGATGACAGAAGATGGTTTTAATCCGGCAGAAGATTATATAAGAGTGGGAGTTAAAAGCGGAGGTTGTTCTGGTTTGGAATACGTTTTAGGTTTTGATAACAAAAAAACAGAAACAGATCAGGTTTTCGAAGACAACAACATCAAAATTGTGGTCGAAAAAAAATCAATACTTTATTTAGCCGGCACAATCCTGGAATATTCGGGAGGACTAAATGGAAAAGGTTTTGTTTTTAACAATCCTAATGCAGCCAGAACGTGTGGCTGTGGGGAAAGTTTTTCTTTATAA
- a CDS encoding GLPGLI family protein, whose amino-acid sequence MKKLGVLAAILVMQSFFAQTNRFVYQVTMKPDASNKADVKTENAYLDISAEKSMFYSENRIKRDSVMQANRQSGGARGFNRDQMESLRSNINYSIEKDKKNQKTVYKDRLGRDQYSYEEDRPLNWKILSETTKIGEYKVQKAETEFAGRKWTAWFTTDLPYQDGPYKFSGLPGLVVKAEDADGDYSFDLMKNYKISDFPEMSTFGNVVKVKRTDYVKQQEKFKTDPMSFMNSQRGGGISPPMRTGGGNQNPADMRKRMEERAKEEAKKNSNPIELK is encoded by the coding sequence ATGAAAAAACTAGGCGTTTTAGCTGCAATCTTAGTGATGCAATCATTTTTTGCACAGACCAACAGATTCGTTTATCAGGTGACAATGAAACCCGATGCCTCTAATAAAGCAGATGTGAAGACCGAAAATGCATATTTAGACATCTCAGCAGAAAAATCGATGTTTTATTCGGAAAACAGAATAAAAAGAGATTCGGTAATGCAGGCTAATCGTCAAAGTGGTGGAGCGAGAGGATTCAACAGAGATCAAATGGAAAGTTTGAGATCAAATATCAATTATTCTATCGAGAAAGATAAAAAAAATCAAAAAACAGTTTATAAAGATCGTTTGGGAAGAGACCAATATTCTTACGAAGAAGACAGACCTTTGAACTGGAAAATTTTGTCTGAAACTACAAAAATTGGTGAGTATAAAGTTCAGAAAGCTGAAACGGAATTTGCTGGAAGAAAATGGACTGCCTGGTTTACAACAGATCTTCCTTATCAAGATGGACCGTATAAATTCAGCGGACTTCCTGGTTTGGTGGTGAAAGCAGAAGATGCCGACGGAGATTATTCTTTTGATTTAATGAAAAATTATAAAATCTCAGATTTTCCTGAAATGTCAACTTTTGGAAATGTTGTTAAAGTTAAAAGAACGGATTACGTAAAGCAACAGGAAAAATTTAAAACTGACCCTATGTCGTTTATGAACAGTCAACGTGGTGGTGGAATTTCTCCTCCAATGAGAACTGGCGGTGGAAATCAAAATCCCGCTGATATGAGAAAGCGAATGGAAGAAAGAGCAAAAGAAGAAGCGAAAAAGAATAGCAATCCTATCGAACTGAAATAA